A window from Drosophila nasuta strain 15112-1781.00 chromosome 3, ASM2355853v1, whole genome shotgun sequence encodes these proteins:
- the LOC132790053 gene encoding LOW QUALITY PROTEIN: 5-oxoprolinase (The sequence of the model RefSeq protein was modified relative to this genomic sequence to represent the inferred CDS: deleted 2 bases in 2 codons), with amino-acid sequence MVLGSDGVSSKGDDKYCFAIDRGGTFTDVICICPGGRVRTMKLLSEDPERYSDAPREGIRRILKEETGADLAPSGLVDTSKIGWVRMGTTVATNALLERKGDPVVLVVNSGFRDLLYIGNQARPKIFDLNIRKPANLYQTVVEVDCRIVPEQKERCQLTQQWKVLQGVAGSKYLEVQPVDESSVRKSLSAARKQGINAVSVVLTHSYACPEHELRIGAIAKELGFSHVTLSHQAMPMCRVVARGYTACAEAYLTPHVDRYLASFKSGFDNQLAGVDVLFMQSDGGLTNMDNFRGARAILSGPAGGVVGYALTGSRETDLPLIGFDMGGTSTDVSRYAGNYEHVIESTTAGVTIQAPQLDINTVAAGGGSQLFFRSGIFVVGPESAGSHPGPACYKKGGPLTVTDANLMLGRILPQYFPKIFGPSENEPLDYELTKRKFTELQSDINAHLAATGDSRVLTIEQVALGFIRVANETMCRPIRALTQSRGLDTANHVLSCFGGAGGQHACSIARNLGIAKVVVHKYAGVLSAYGMALADVVQEVQEPSGLEFSAANDQVLKERLDTLSKQCHDKLSEQGFRQIELQPFLHLRYEATDGALMCAPAAAPDAKDSSSVLLSSYGDFQATFLERYRTEFGFVLQNRRVIVDDIRIRGLGKNETPPEKKVQASTEATPTAEGTTLVHFDEGGFNAPIYLTQNLKASHKIIGPAVLIDQLSTIIVEPECNVEVTSYGDLIIDVKTGGKHGINEELDPVHLSIFSHRFMSIAEQMGRVLQRTSISTNIKERLDFSCALFGPDGGLVSNAPHIPVHLGSMQATVQYQIEVRGDSLKNGDVLLANHPQAGGSHLPDMTVITPVFYEGQPKPVFFVGSRGHHADIGGITPGSMPPHSTTLAQEGAAFKSFLIVENGQFQEQQIVERLTTPTNAKGAVGTRNLGDNISDLKAQIAANHKGINLVSELIDSYGLSVVQAYMAHIQKNAELAVRDMLRQIGKDTLERTGSTVLTAEEHMDDGSPICLRVTIDPESGSAVCDFTGSGQEVWGNCNAPRAITLSALIYCLRCMVGHDVPLNQGCLAPIEVIIPKNSILDPSEGAAVVGGNVQTSQRIVDTVLKAFRICAASQGCMNNITIGDNEWGYYETVAGGAGAGPDWHGAGGVHTHMTNTRITDPEILELRYPMILKRFCLRTDSSGGRGRFNGGEGVERDLLFRKPVTLSVLTERRTLQPYGLAGGEPAKPGRNLIVKHDGRVIALAGKISIDVEAGDTFAMKTPGGGGYGHTDDSSNADLSPPIGQQRFVERGTVYNYSQAQESV; translated from the exons ATGGTGTTAGGAAGTGATGGTGTTTCGTCTAAGGGCGATGACAAATATTGTTTTGCTATTGATCGCGGCGGCACCTTCACCGATGTGATCTGCATCTGTCCAGGCGGTCGGGTGCGTACTATGAAGTTGCTTTCCGAGGATCCAGAGCGTTACAGCGATGCTCCTCGTGAGGGCATTCGACGTATACTCAAAGAG GAAACTGGCGCAGACCTAGCCCCCTCAGGTTTGGTGGATACCTCTAAGATTGGTTGGGTGCGCATGGGCACAACTGTGGCCACCAATGCATTACTCGAGCGCAAGGGCGATCCTGTTGTTCTGGTGGTCAACAGTGGCTTCCGCGACCTGCTCTACATTGGCAACCAGGCTCGACCCAAGATATTCGACTTGAACATTCGTAAGCCGGCTAATCTATATCAGACTGTCGTCGAAGTCGACTGTCGCATTGTGCCCGAGCAAAAGGAGCGCTGTCAACTGA CTCAACAATGGAAGGTGCTACAGGGCGTAGCAGGCAGCAAGTACCTGGAAGTGCAGCCCGTGGATGAATCCTCTGTTCGGAAATCGCTTTCTGCCGCCCGCAAGCAAGGTATCAATGCTGTCTCCGTGGTGCTGACTCACAGCTATGCCTGCCCCGAGCACGAGCTGCGCATTGGGGCCATTGCCAAGGAGTTGGGATTCAGTCATGTCACACTATCCCACCAGGCGATGCCCATGTGTCGCGTGGTTGCTCGCGGCTATACGGCCTGCGCTGAGGCCTATCTGACGCCCCATGTGGATCGCTACTTGGCCAG tttTAAGTCCGGCTTTGACAATCAATTGGCCGGTGTGGACGTGCTCTTCATGCAATCGGATGGCGGTTTAACGAATATGGACAATTTCCGTGGAGCTCGTGCCATACTCTCAGGACCTGCTGGCGGCGTGGTTGGCTATGCACTAACGGGATCGCGTGAAACCGATTTACCCTTGATTGGCTTTGACATGGGTGGCACATCAACGGATGTATCACGCTATGCTGGAAATTATGAGCATGTTATTGAAAGCACCACAGCAGGCGTGACAATTCAGGCGCCGCAATTGGACATTAATACTGTGGCAGCTGGTGGCGGATCTCAGCTGTTCTTTCGCTCGGGCATTTTTGTAGTGGGTCCCGAATCGGCGGGTTCCCATCCAGGTCCAGCTTGTTATAAGAAGGGAGGTCCTTTAACTGTGACGGATGCCAACCTCATGCTAGGTCGTATTCTGCCCCAGTACTTCCCCAAGATCTTTGGACCCAGTGAGAATGAACCACTGGATTATGAGCTCACCAAGCGCAAGTTCACCGAACTGCAGTCGGACATCAATGCGCACCTGGCAGCCACGGGGGATTCCAGAGTATTGACCATTGAACAAGTTGCTCTGGGTTTCATTCGGGTGGCCAACGAGACCATGTGTCGCCCTATACGCGCACTGACGCAATCTCGTGGCCTGGACACCGCCAACCATGTCCTTTCCTGCTTCGGTGGTGCAGGTGGACAACATGCCTGTTCCATAGCTCGCAATCTAGGCATAGCCAAG GTGGTCGTCCACAAGTATGCGGGAGTGCTCTCAGCCTACGGAATGGCACTAGCTGACGTTGTCCAGGAGGTGCAGGAACCCAGTGGCTTGGAGTTTAGTGCAGCCAATGACCAGGTGCTCAAGGAGCGTCTTGATACTTTGTCCAAGCAATGCCACGATAAGCTATCTGAGCAGGGCTTCCGTCAAATTGAGTTACAGCCATTCCTGCATCTGCGCTACGAGGCCACGGATGGAGCTCTAATGTGCGCACCAGCAGCTGCTCCAGATGCCAAGGATTCCTCTTCGGTCCTGCTGTCGTCTTATGGTGACTTCCAAGCCACATTCCTGGAACGTTACCGCACCGAGTTTGGCTTTGTGCTGCAGAATCGTCGCGTCATTGTGGATGATATACGCATTCGAGGGCTGGGC AAAAACGAAACGCCTCCAGAG AAAAAAGTTCAAGCTTCTACCGAGGCGACGCCCACAGCGGAGGGCACCACTTTGGTGCATTTCGATGAGGGTGGCTTCAATGCGCCCATCTATCTAACCCAGAATCTGAAAGCTTCGCACAAAATCATCGGCCCAGCTGTACTCATCGATCAATTATCTACCATAATTGTTGAGCCCGAGTGCAACGTGGAGGTGACTAGTTATGGTGACCTTATTATTGATGTGAAAACTGGTGGCAAGCATGGCATTAACGAGGAGCTGGATCCTGTTCATTTGAGCATCTTTAGCCATCGCTTCATGAGCATTGCCGAGCAGATGGGCAG AGTGCTCCAGCGCACCTCCATTTCAACAAACATCAAAGAGCGTCTGGACTTCTCCTGCGCTCTGTTTGGGCCAGATGGTGGATTGGTCAGTAATGCACCGCACATTCCTGTGCATCTGGGTTCCATGCAGGCCACGGTACAGTACCAAATAGAAGTGCGAGGAGATAGTCTCAAGAATGGTGATGTGCTGCTCGCCAATCATCCTCAAGCTGGAGGCTCACATCTGCCCGACATGACCGTCATCACACCAGTGTTTTACGA AGGCCAGCCAAAGCCTGTGTTCTTTGTCGGCTCCCGTGGCCATCATGCTGACATTGGTGGCATCACCCCAGGTTCCATGCCTCCACATTCCACAACCTTGGCACAGGAGGGTGCCGCCTTCAAGTCATTCCTCATTGTGGAGAATGGACAGTTCCAGGAACAGCAGATTGTGGAACGCCTCACAACGCCAACTAATGCCAAGGGTGCTGTGGGCACACGTAATCTCGGCGACAATATCTCCGATCTGAAGGCACAGATCGCTGCCAACCACAAGGGCATTAATCTGGTGTCCGAGCTGATTGACAGCTACGGTTTGAGCGTTGTTCAAGCCTACATGGCACATATTCAGAAAAATGCCGAGCTTGCAGTGCGCGACATGCTGCGCCAGATTGGCAAGGATACTCTTGAGCGTACTGGCTCAACAGTGCTGACTGCTGAGGAGCACATGGACGACGGTTCACCCATCTGTCTACGCGTCACCATTGATCCCGAGAGCGGATCGGCTGTATGCGACTTCACTGGATCGGGTCAAGAGGTGTGGGGCAATTGCAATGCTCCTCGTGCTATTACCTTGTCGGCACTGATCTACTGCCTGCGATGCATGGTGGGTCATGATGTACCACTTAATCAAGGCTGTTTGGCACCCATTGAGGTGATCATACCCAAGAACTCCATATTGGATCCCTCGGAGGGAGCAGCTGTAGTCGGTGGCAATGTGCAGACCTCGCAGCGCATTGTGGACACTGTTCTTAAGGCATTCCGTATTTGTGCCGCCTCACAGGGTTGCATGAACAACATCACCATTGGAGATAATGAGTGGGGCTACTACGAAACTGTTGCTGGAGGAGCTGGAGCTGGTCCCGACTGGCATGGTGCTGGCggagtacacacacacatgactaACACCCGTATTACCGATCCGGAGATTCTAGAGTTGCGCTATCCCATGATCCTCAAGCGCTTCTGTCTTCGCACCGACAGCTCTGGCGGCCGAGGACGTTTCAATGGTGGCGAGGGAGTTGAACGGGATTTGCTCTTCCGCAAACCGGTTACATTGTCAGTTCTCACTGAGCGCAGAACTCTGCAACCTTATGGACTTGCTGGTGGTGAACCAGCAAAACCTGGACGTAATCTCATCGTTAAGCACGATGGGCGAGTAATTGCTCTGGCCGGAAAGATCAGCATCGATGTGGAAGCAGGC GACACATTTGCAATGAAGACACCAGGTGGTGGTGGATACGGACACACAGATGACTCCTCCAACGCTGATCTTTCTCCGCCCATCGGCCAACAAAGATTTGTAGAGCGGGGTACAGTTTACAATTACAGCCAAGCTCAAGAGTCTGTGTAA
- the LOC132789069 gene encoding peroxiredoxin-6-like, whose amino-acid sequence MRLGQTVPNFKAETTKGPISFHEWQGNEWVVLFSHPADFTPVCTTELGRIAVHQPEFAKRNAKCLAHSVDALDSHVDWVNDIKSYCLDIPGDFPYPIIADPTRDLAVSLGMLDEDQKKDPEVAKTIRALFIISPDHKVRLSMFYPMSTGRNVDEILRTIDSLQLTDRLKVVATPANWTPGTKVMILPSVTDEEANKLFPKGFDKVSMPSGVNYVRTTENY is encoded by the exons ATGCGTCTAGGCCAGACTGTTCCCAACTTCAAAGCTGAGACCACAAAGGGTCCCATAAGCTTCCACGAATGGCAGGGCAACGA ATGGGTTGTGCTGTTCTCGCACCCCGCCGATTTCACACCCGTTTGCACCACGGAACTGGGCCGCATTGCTGTCCACCAGCCGGAGTTTGCCAAGCGCAATGCCAAGTGCCTGGCGCACTCGGTGGATGCCCTAGACTCGCATGTCGACTGGGTCAACGACATTAAGTCTTACTGCTTGGACATTCCCGGGGATTTTCCATATCCAATCATTGCCGATCCCACTCGCGATTTGGCTGTGTCTTTGGGCATGCTGGATGAAGATCAGAAGAAGGATCCCGAAGTGGCCAAGACCATTCGTGCTCTCTTCATTATTAGCCCCGATCACAAGGTTCGCCTTTCTATGTTCTACCCGATGTCAACTGGTCGCAATGTTGA TGAAATCTTGCGTACCATCGATTCCCTGCAGTTGACAGATCGCCTCAAGGTGGTGGCTACACCCGCCAACTGGACT CCTGGTACCAAGGTCATGATTCTGCCATCGGTTACTGATGAGGAGGCCAACAAACTCTTCCCCAAGGGCTTCGATAAGGTATCCATGCCATCGGGAGTCAACTACGTGCGCACTACAGAGAACTATTAG